In one Macadamia integrifolia cultivar HAES 741 unplaced genomic scaffold, SCU_Mint_v3 scaffold3269, whole genome shotgun sequence genomic region, the following are encoded:
- the LOC122067952 gene encoding ATP synthase subunit a, whose product MNIGNLYFSFTNPSLSMLLTLSLVLLLVHFVTKNGGGNSVPNAWQSLVELIHDFVPNPVNEQIGGLSGNVKQKFSPRISVTFTFSLFRNPQGMIPYSFTVTSHFLITLGLSFPIFIGITIVGFQRNGLHFLSFSLPAGVPLPLAPFLVLLELIPHCFRALSSGIRLFANMMAGHSSVKILSGSAWTMLCMNDILYFIGDPGPLFIVLALTGPELGVAISQAHVSTISICIYLNDATNLHQSG is encoded by the coding sequence ATGAATATAGGAAACTTGTATTTCTCATTCACAAATCCATCTTTGTCTATGCTGCTAACTCTCAGTTTGGTCCTACTTCTGGTTCATTTTGTTACTAAAAACGGAGGGGGAAACTCAGTACCAAATGCTTGGCAATCCTTGGTAGAGCTTATTCATGATTTCGTGCCGAACCCGGTAAACGAACAAATAGGTGGTCTTTCCGGAAATGTTAAACAAAAGTTTTCCCCTCGCATCTCGGTCACTTTTACTTTTTCGTTATTTCGTAATCCCCAGGGTATGATACCTTATAGCTTCACAGTTACAAGTCATTTTCTCATTACTTTGGGTCTCTCATTTCCGATTTTTATTGGCATTACTATTGTGGGATTTCAAAGAAATGGGCTTCATTTTTTAAGCTTCTCATTACCCGCAGGAGTCCCACTGCCGTTAGCACCTTTTTTAGTACTCCTTGAGCTAATCCCTCATTGTTTTCGCGCATTAAGCTCAGGAATACGTTTATTTGCTAATATGATGGCCGGTCATAGTTCAGTAAAGATTTTAAGTGGGTCCGCTTGGACTATGCTATGTATGAatgatattttatatttcataggAGATCCTGGTCCTTTATTTATAGTTCTTGCATTAACCGGTCCGGAATTAGGTGTAGCTATATCACAAGCTCATGTTTCTACGATCTCAATCTGTATTTACTTGAATGATGCTACAAATCTCCATCAAAGTGGTTAA